In the Helicoverpa armigera isolate CAAS_96S chromosome 15, ASM3070526v1, whole genome shotgun sequence genome, one interval contains:
- the LOC135117877 gene encoding uncharacterized protein LOC135117877 encodes MKWLLITLAIGLAVSDKLDRTYLPPPGAQFSGGILGSHDAPLEPPHHLQPGLETAVTEGPLGPQTNIGINGGPVNFGDKIPKVPFNYSPDKFPTTTTSYAFSQTTTYPPAEGFETTPLPINPVTGLPIQLEQGNIPFGPQGQQNIQTQPGYVTNQVPIFGTTVQPAIIPGTNNQFANQPISQYPGQNIITPGGVAQIPGKGYQTYDVNQGQVQYPGQGIAEQQGTQYTGAPDISQGLNQYPGQNVAYGLENIPGATQGLVQYPTQQTFTGQPGFTSTTAAPTNLQPSGNQYGTVINPDGSQGTYSGQPINVQNLAEVQTTQSPFRNQEFLNIGSNPAQYPANNQNYDVSGSTPSTIPSNYYNGVSSTTALPEVTSSASAYPIRVYRPERPQAAADRNAVILNYENIRTPNGYSYSFDTSNVIHADESGIVDNGTKAQGSYSYIGDDGKEYSVIYTADENGFQPRGDHLPTPPPIPEAIQKVIEQATKDKLAGIFDDGSYDEAKYGDNKYQGPANRRRPQNQKHKGRFDNKHPKVGQKDLAVIKPIVGIVDDEYDEIIPQDQLNSNGLITDSRKSSNGKLPAGMINDGSSNRGTNKNNIQVTEPTKTILGNGDVLLGSVDEYGRPGNKQLGSYVKPESTGRPPSSNGIISPVDANGNTVQSNVSGMKNREDVTKYPGAHVDISGESIPSGFGENERQANNPNKPGFSDGQNKQSKYTSSTATTPIVTDTNQIGTQKIKDDKTPGSERTEYSQNRNNIPQTDTTSQGNNETPSISDYINNADNGPVRNQQLTQQDDNGYYYQQPNTKFEQNTFPTRFNPQEISSTRKPDQGRNEYVKGTTRRPFITPNVYDKNENIINESPQSTTQSTSRRPFMTIRVTSPAGISYTDYDDSQDYVTDQDIGDDRIYSDKTLPQKSGTTARPSIYQSTQTSRPQLTPSDQSKRINQKGYVTPGQRTEYSETVTPGYSYESTTPMFAQNSRFGTTQTPRRMNPQQNGSLAKVIESTFGVMRPVSTQSPSERKPLDYQYKTSNVGSGYPTSPSTPGYNLVSTTPGVTSPQNYYSSTFRPSQEYSTTSVLPPTSEFTRYNNNQGYGPSSRTSLKPTQNDGSFNTGYQYGPPKSDHSTDLLNRNRSQIPGATQSNGNYQTSYQQGPGGFPSTTTSFPTTGSQGTFIPSQPGTTATTSLPYGPYQGQYQNGPSTPGYSTNIISSTPSKTPVFQYPGSGVSNPQGTGPKYGPSTQSYPSSESPSTTGTTPGAFVPSRTSAPVQDYSTTYRPGFQTTKDSFVGGPTVDGFGRPITTDQGGSYPGFSQTTQGPSTIRPNYGGTGSTSYPETYVKTKVIGEDFSGPKQQQRFDPKTGYHY; translated from the exons ATGAAGTGGCTTTTG atAACCCTGGCCATCGGCCTAGCAGTCTCTGATAAACTGGACCGGACCTACCTACCACCACCTGGTGCTCAATTTTCTGGAGGCATCCTGGGAAGTCACGATGCTCCATTGGAACCACCTCATCATTTACAACCAGGATTAGAAACTGCCGTAACTGAAGGGCCGCTAGGACCTCAAACCAATATTGGAATAAACGGAGGACCTGTAAACTTTGGGGATAAGATTCCTAAAGTGCCATTTAACTACAGTCCAGATAAGTTCCCGACAACAACAACTTCTTACGCATTCTCGCAGACAACAACCTACCCTCCTGCAGAAGGTTTTGAAACTACACCTTTGCCGATAAATCCTGTTACTGGATTACCAATTCAATTGGAACAGGGTAATATCCCGTTTGGACCTCAAGGACAGCAGAATATTCAAACCCAACCAGGCTACGTTACCAATCAAGTACCAATCTTTGGGACAACTGTTCAGCCTGCAATCATTCCTGGCACAAACAACCAGTTTGCTAACCAGCCAATAAGTCAATATCcgggacaaaatataatcacaccGGGAGGTGTCGCTCAAATACCTGGAAAAGGGTATCAGACGTATGATGTTAACCAGGGTCAGGTACAATATCCCGGACAGGGTATAGCAGAACAGCAAGGAACTCAATACACTGGTGCTCCTGATATCAGTCAAGGCCTTAATCAGTACCCAGGGCAAAACGTTGCTTATGGCCTTGAGAATATTCCTGGAGCCACTCAAGGGTTGGTTCAATATCCTACCCAACAGACTTTTACTGGTCAGCCTGGATTCACATCAACAACTGCCGCTCCTACAAACTTACAGCCTAGTGGCAATCAATACGGCACAGTTATTAATCCTGATGGCTCTCAAGGAACTTATTCGGGGCAGCCGATAAATGTTCAAAACTTAGCGGAAGTACAAACTACCCAATCTCCTTTCCGAAACCAAGAATTCCTCAATATTGGCAGTAACCCAGCGCAGTATCCTGCTAACAATCAAAATTATGACGTATCTGGATCAACACCTTCGACCATCCCATCTAATTACTACAACGGTGTCTCTAGCACAACTGCTCTGCCAGAAGTAACATCATCTGCTTCAGCCTATCCTATTCGAGTGTATCGCCCAGAAAGACCACAAGCTGCTGCTGATAGAAACGCTGTGATCCTTAACTATGAGAATATACGTACTCCAAATGGCTACTCGTACAGTTTTGATACTTCAAATGTAATACATGCTGATGAAAGCGGCATCGTAGATAACGGAACTAAAGCTCAAGGATCGTATTCCTACATTGGTGATGATGGAAAAGAATACAGTGTTATTTACACTGCTGATGAGAACGGTTTCCAGCCTCGCGGTGATCATCTACCTACCCCTCCTCCTATTCCTGAAGCCATTCAGAAGGTCATTGAACAGGCTACCAAAGATAAACTCGCTGGAATATTTGACGATG gatCGTATGATGAAGCTAAATACGGTGACAATAAATATCAAGGACCTGCAAACCGTCGCCGACCACAAAATCAAAAACACAAGGGCAGATTTGATAACAAACATCCCAAAGTTGGGCAAAAAGATCTCGCAGTAATAAAACCCATAGTAGGGATAGTGGACGACGAATATGATGAAATTATTCCTCAAGATCAATTGAACAGCAACGGTCTGATCACTGATAGCAGAAAAAGCTCAAACGGAAAGTTACCGGCAGGTATGATAAATGATGGCTCTTCAAACAGAGgtactaacaaaaataatatccagGTTACTGAGCCCACCAAAACTATTTTGGGGAACGGTGATGTATTATTAGGAAGTGTTGATGAATATGGAAGGCCAGGAAACAAACAACTTGGCAGCTATGTGAAACCAGAATCTACCGGACGTCCTCCTTCATCAAATGGGATTATCTCGCCCGTAGATGCGAATGGAAATACCGTTCAAAGTAATGTTTCTGGAATGAAAAATCGTGAAGATGTAACTAAGTACCCCGGAGCTCACGTAGATATCAGTGGAGAGTCGATACCTAGTggttttggtgaaaatgaaagaCAGGCCAATAATCCTAACAAACCTGGATTTTCTGATGGGCAGAATAAGCAGTCTAAGTACACCAGTAGTACTGCCACTACACCGATAGTCACCGATACTAACCAAATAGGGACACAAAAGATAAAAGACGATAAAACACCTGGTTCTGAAAGAACTGAATATAGTCAAAATCGCAATAACATACCTCAGACGGATACAACATCTCAAGGAAACAACGAAACTCCTTCGATCTCTGATTATATTAACAATGCTGATAACGGACCAGTAAGAAACCAACAACTAACTCAACAAGATGACAATGGGTATTATTACCAGCAACCAAACACCAAATTCGAACAGAACACGTTCCCGACACGATTTAATCCTCAAGAAATATCTTCAACTAGGAAACCAGATCAGGGTAGAAATGAATACGTTAAAGGAACCACTCGCCGGCCATTTATAACTCCTAATGTTTACGATAAAAATGAGAATATCATTAATGAGTCTCCCCAGTCTACTACACAATCTACGAGCCGAAGACCATTCATGACTATAAGAGTCACCTCACCAGCAGGTATTTCTTACACTGATTACGATGATAGTCAAGATTATGTAACCGATCAAGACATTGGTGATGACAGAATTTATTCTGATAAAACACTTCCTCAAAAGAGTGGAACTACTGCCAGACCTTCGATTTATCAATCAACTCAAACATCCAGGCCTCAATTAACTCCAAGTGATCAAAGCAAACGTATCAATCAAAAAGGTTATGTAACTCCAGGACAAAGGACTGAATATTCAGAAACTGTCACGCCAGGTTATTCCTACGAGTCGACCACACCAATGTTTGCTCAAAATTCTCGGTTTGGAACCACTCAAACTCCCCGAAGAATGAATCCTCAACAAAATGGTTCATTGGCTAAAGTTATTGAATCTACTTTTGGTGTCATGAGGCCTGTTAGTACTCAATCTCCTTCAGAAAGAAAGCCATTGGACTACCAATATAAGACTTCAAATGTGGGATCTGGCTACCCAACATCTCCCTCAACTCCTGGTTATAATTTGGTATCTACAACTCCTGGAGTAACCTCGCCTCAGAACTACTACTCTTCTACATTTAGGCCTTCTCAAGAATACTCTACAACATCAGTTCTACCACCAACGTCTGAATTCACAAGGTACAATAACAACCAAGGTTATGGCCCGTCTTCTCGTACGTCATTGAAACCTACGCAAAATGATGGTAGCTTCAACACTGGCTATCAATATGGACCTCCTAAATCTGACCATTCTACTGATTTATTAAATCGTAATCGATCTCAAATTCCTGGAGCGACGCAGTCAAACGGTAATTACCAAACCTCTTACCAACAAGGTCCCGGAGGTTTTCCGAGTACAACTACATCATTTCCAACAACTGGAAGTCAAGGCACTTTTATTCCATCTCAACCTGGAACTACTGCAACTACATCTTTACCATATGGTCCTTACCAAGGACAGTACCAAAATGGTCCTTCAACGCCAGGTTattctactaatataatatcttCCACACCAAGCAAAACTCCTGTTTTCCAATATCCTGGATCTGGAGTATCTAACCCTCAAGGAACTGGTCCTAAATATGGACCTTCAACACAGTCTTACCCTTCTTCTGAATCACCCTCAACTACAGGCACTACTCCAGGTGCCTTCGTGCCATCAAGAACGTCTGCCCCAGTTCAAGATTACTCAACTACCTATCGCCCTGGTTTCCAGACTACTAAAGACTCATTTGTAGGCGGTCCTACAGTTGATGGCTTCGGCAGACCAATTACAACTGACCAAGGTGGTTCTTACCCTGGATTCTCACAGACTACACAAGGACCAAGTACAATAAGACCTAACTATGGAGGCACTGGGTCGACCTCATATCCAGAAACTTATGTTAAGACTAAGGTTATTGGAGAAGACTTCAGCGGACCGAAACAACAGCAAAGGTTCGATCCAAAGACAGGTTatcattattaa
- the LOC110376214 gene encoding pupal cuticle protein 27 gives MKLFIVLAAVTLAQAAKLDRTYLPPNAQAAAGSAFLQTPRQSNGFRDQSGAYSNPNAYAQNGAYSGFEARPERAQAAFERNAAILRQDNSNDGETYAYAYETENGISAEENGVATNGVQAQGGYSYTGDDGQVYSVRYTADENGFQPQGDHLPTPPPIPEEILKSLELNARAAAAGKSDDGSYRDASYASNNQQQYHSQNAQAPIAGVQKAYLPPFAQRNNQQPAFNNNAFARNNAGSGSAINGVQKAYLPPFAQRNNQGIRAQQPAFNRNAFARNDATGSGSSVAGVQKAYLPPFAQRNNQRSGARQSSFNARDGYRY, from the exons ATGAAATTG TTCATCGTATTAGCCGCCGTCACATTGGCTCAGGCCGCCAAATTGGACAGGACCTACCTCCCGCCCAACGCACAAGCTGCTGCAGGATCTGCCTTCCTCCAGACTCCTCGTCAGTCCAACGGATTCCGCGACCAATCCGGTGCTTACTCCAACCCCAACGCCTATGCCCAGAATGGTGCTTACTCAGGCTTCGAAGCTCGTCCCGAGCGCGCTCAGGCTGCCTTCGAGAGGAACGCTGCTATCCTTCGTCAGGACAACTCCAATGATGGAGAGACTTACGCGTACGCTTATGAAACTGAGAACGGCATCTCCGCCGAGGAGAACGGAGTGGCGACCAATGGAGTCCAGGCTCAGGGCGGTTACTCCTACACTGGTGACGACGGCCAGGTCTACTCCgtgag GTACACCGCTGACGAGAACGGTTTCCAACCCCAGGGTGACCACCTCCCCACTCCTCCCCCCATCCCTGAAGAAATCTTGAAGTCTCTGGAATTGAATGcccgtgctgctgctgccgGCAAATCTGACGATG GATCATATCGTGATGCTTCATACGCCAGCAACAACCAACAACAGTACCACAGCCAAAACGCTCAAGCCCCTATCGCTGGAGTCCAGAAGGCATACCTTCCTCCCTTCGCTCAGCGCAACAACCAACAACCCGCCTTCAACAACAACGCTTTCGCCCGCAACAACGCTGGAAGCGGCAGCGCTATCAATGGAGTCCAAAAGGCGTACCTCCCGCCTTTCGCTCAACGCAACAACCAGGGAATCAGAGCCCAGCAACCTGCCTTCAACAGGAACGCTTTTGCCCGCAACGACGCTACTGGAAGCGGCAGCTCCGTCGCTGGCGTCCAGAAAGCGTACCTCCCTCCCTTCGCTCAGCGCAACAACCAGAGGAGCGGAGCGAGGCAATCCTCCTTCAACGCGAGAGACGGATACCGTTACTAG